One genomic segment of Musa acuminata AAA Group cultivar baxijiao chromosome BXJ3-3, Cavendish_Baxijiao_AAA, whole genome shotgun sequence includes these proteins:
- the LOC135632659 gene encoding uncharacterized protein LOC135632659 yields MEPKKGVDESSLDELFLYTTVCIVGFPVEVQVKDGSLYSGILHTACFEKDQGIVLKKARKIGNGKCDTNLALGDFVDTLVILSSDLVQVAVKEFLPPADHVAQNNAEVVIESDLQTCNRDSGRVREGSTCEQISALRCLDKSEESEPLSLTNDEEHVIVNEMPDVGKFPDKALDNMHEAGGARQDEISLEKVEEHSFIPAISLQQRQVIGCKPEGEKHCDPVEEMAQEVHHLSPNSNANGSRLNSSAAMPVQLMRLEGKDSTSTNISLSDARTSACTATPLVSHITTSSCPVRSALSDASIPKKSKAGSITAKESKLNPSAKIFTPSVTNLRPLPTAVPNIVSPSQMLNNLPVMPIAASQLGTEMSSLASHVTVPSKLVPYNNIIATHTGLGTHYTRPVLGHASIRQLPIRMNGQYHPLQAGHFYSNPHSQMLMVGQLSQPAYVHPVSQDVIQRTPVMPQGQPHPLLTQANAPKFQGATALAAAPPVVAGGIQTIVAPPHAPFSQPFAAIQPIVVPGGNGYFYH; encoded by the exons ATGGAGCCGAAGAAGGGCGTGGACGAGTCATCGTTGGATGAGCTGTTTCTCTACACCACCGTGTGCATCGTCGGGTTTCCCGTCGAGGTCCAGGTCAAGGACGGGTCCCTCTACTCCGGCATCTTGCACACCGCGTGTTTCGAGAAGGATCAGG GTATTGTTTTGAAGAAAGCGAGGAAGATAGGGAATGGGAAATGTGACACAAACTTAGCTTTAGGAGACTTTGTAGATACTCTTGTTATTCTTTCATCTGACCTGGTTCAAGTAGCTGTAAAG GAGTTCCTCCCGCCAGCAGATCATGTTGCTCAGAACAATGCAGAGGTGGTGATTGAATctgatttacaaacttgcaatcgGGATTCTGGAAGGGTGAGGGAAGGGTCCACATGTGAACAAATTTCTGCTTTGAG GTGTTTGGACAAAAGTGAAGAAAGTGAACCTCTTTCATTAACAAATGATGAAGAACATGTTATAGTGAATGAGATGCCTGATGTAGGTAAATTTCCAGACAAGGCTTTAGATAATATGCATGAAGCTGGAGGTGCAAGACAAGATGAGATATCTTTAGAAAAG GTTGAAGAACATTCTTTTATACCAGCTATTTCACTTCAGCAAAG ACAGGTCATAGGGTGCAAACCGGAGGGAGAAAAGCATTGTGATCCTGTTGAAGAG ATGGCACAAGAAGTTCAccatttgagtcccaact CAAATGCAAATGGTTCAAGATTGAATAGTTCTGCTGCTATGCCTGTCCAACTGATGCGTCTAGAGGGCAAAGATTCCACTTCAACAAACATTTCACTATCAGATGCTAGAACTTCAGCTTGTACTGCTACCCCTTTGGTTTCACATATTACAACCTCTTCATGCCCTGTTAGATCAGCCTTATCTGATGCATCAATTCCTAAAAAGAGCAAAGCTGGAAGTATTACTGCCAAG GAATCGAAGCTGAATCCAAGTGCAAAAATTTTCACACCATCAGTGACAAATTTAAGACCATTACCTACAGCTGTGCCTAATATTGTGAGCCCAAGCCAAATGTTGAACAATCTTCCTGTAATGCCTATTGCTGCTTCACAATTAGGAACTGAAATGAGCTCTCTTGCAAGTCATGTCACAGTACCAAGTAAATTGGTCCCATACAATAACATAATTGCCACGCACACTGGACTGGGAACTCATTATACTCGACCT GTTCTGGGGCATGCTAGCATTCGACAATTACCCATTAGAATGAATGGTCAATATCATCCTCTTCAAGCAGGGCATTTCTATTCAAATCCACATTCCCAGATG TTAATGGTTGGACAATTAAGTCAGCCTGCATATGTGCATCCGGTTTCTCAG GATGTGATTCAACGAACGCCAGTTATGCCACAAGGACAACCACACCCTCTATTGACTCAAGCAAATGCACCAAAGTTTCAAG GTGCTACAGCCCTGGCAGCGGCTCCACCCGTTGTTGCAGGTGGAATTCAGACTATTGTGGCGCCACCCCATGCTCCATTCTCACAGCCCTTCGCTGCCATCCAACCAATCGTAGTCCCTGGTGGCAATGGTTATTTCTACCACTAA